The proteins below come from a single Mucilaginibacter mali genomic window:
- a CDS encoding VOC family protein, producing MTKELWINLPVKNLKQSIEFFTAIGFSFKTDSPGYTDTMAPMIVGSKGIVVMLFQEDVFKNTCMNAVADTAKGTEVLFSFDAENREEVDATATKVEAAGGTIFAQPASVQGWMYGFAFADLDGHRWNMLHMSM from the coding sequence ATGACCAAAGAACTGTGGATCAATCTTCCGGTTAAGAACCTGAAGCAATCAATTGAATTTTTTACCGCTATCGGCTTCAGCTTTAAAACCGATAGCCCGGGTTATACCGATACCATGGCGCCCATGATCGTCGGCAGTAAAGGCATTGTAGTAATGCTTTTCCAGGAGGATGTATTTAAAAACACCTGTATGAATGCCGTGGCCGATACCGCTAAAGGCACCGAGGTATTATTCTCGTTCGATGCGGAAAACCGCGAAGAGGTGGACGCGACCGCCACCAAAGTTGAAGCCGCAGGCGGTACCATTTTCGCCCAGCCTGCATCGGTACAAGGTTGGATGTACGGCTTCGCTTTTGCCGATCTGGACGGACATCGCTGGAATATGTTGCATATGAGTATGTAG
- a CDS encoding SusC/RagA family TonB-linked outer membrane protein, protein MKQRLLFILLLGFALMTNAFAQERKITGRVLSADDSQPLPGVSVKIKGTTKGVLTDGDGNFSISASNGQTLVFSFIGYNEQSVAVRAGNFPAVKLITNNKLLNEVVVTDGYTTQSKKFRTGSSTVVQGVENENKPFSSPLQALQGQVPGLNVTSNSGQPGANVQVRLRGVGSIGAGSNPLYVIDGMIINAGDLSRLTTSTNVLAGINEDDIDNITVLKDASETAIYGSRGANGVIVINTKRGKAGKTQVRFDSEVGVTNVMPIPDAGKPLTAAQFRELFMEGDANSGSTPADVAADAQAYGLNGRSNDWYQLVTRKGKQQQYNVSINGGTDATRVFASAGYFKQDATIIYSSLQRFTGQFNIDHTISKKISLSNNLNFSNINQYTPVNGGAFANPTSSIWFLLPFQLAYNDDGTINSSTSGSNNFTSQYNAVFNAANDKHYSSQNRILEGLTLKWNILDKLKFTSFGSIDYNVLEEQLFNNPIMGDGQANQGQGFDYYTRFFNWLTRNQFEYRTDIIDDLRFNITAGYEAQRSQSYNITAQSNGFPATQPLLTASANAATPIAGRGTFGNYSFDSFYSLGGFTYKNRYSLTATFRRDGSSLFGITKQFGNFYSVGGAWNIDQEKFFNIQHVLSSAKLRGSYGTVGNAQGIGNYQARATAGYGANYVGKNGQNYSTVGNPDLTWEAQKKLDIGADFGFLHDRLSFSVDYYSNNIDRLIQAAPISRTTGFASITQNIGAMVNKGVEATVKGWIIKSDDFNWNTSFNVALNQNRVTSLVNHAPGVNGPFQYKEGMDFQTYYVRLYAGVNPTTGDALWYTDGTRTATTSTYSAATRVNAYQADPKVFGGFSNTFSFKGITLSADLYYNFGNMVNDSSWGYYLNDGTFALSNKYQYIYQHRWTTPGQITDVPKFDFSGGISGNSSSFSSRELYYGDYIRLKNLVIGYDFKNIDALKKLGISKLYLYGRGTNLWTKTYDKRLPFDPEQGINGTNNLDVLQGKTFTIGLNVGL, encoded by the coding sequence ATGAAACAAAGATTACTTTTTATTTTATTACTGGGCTTCGCGTTGATGACCAACGCATTTGCCCAGGAGAGAAAAATTACGGGTAGGGTGTTAAGTGCCGACGATAGTCAGCCTTTGCCCGGTGTATCCGTAAAAATTAAGGGGACCACCAAAGGGGTTTTAACCGATGGTGATGGCAATTTCAGCATTTCGGCAAGCAACGGGCAAACCCTTGTTTTTAGCTTTATTGGCTATAACGAGCAAAGTGTGGCAGTGCGCGCCGGTAATTTCCCTGCCGTAAAACTGATCACTAACAATAAGTTGCTGAACGAAGTTGTGGTAACCGACGGCTATACCACTCAATCTAAAAAATTTCGCACGGGTTCATCAACCGTTGTACAGGGGGTTGAGAATGAGAACAAGCCTTTTTCATCGCCACTCCAGGCACTACAAGGCCAGGTGCCGGGTTTAAACGTTACCTCAAACAGCGGTCAGCCGGGTGCCAACGTGCAGGTGCGCTTGCGTGGTGTTGGTTCAATTGGCGCCGGCTCGAACCCGCTGTACGTAATTGATGGTATGATCATTAACGCGGGCGACCTTTCGCGCTTAACCACATCTACCAACGTGCTGGCAGGTATTAACGAGGATGATATCGATAATATTACTGTACTGAAAGACGCTTCGGAAACCGCTATTTACGGTTCGCGCGGCGCCAACGGTGTAATTGTGATCAATACCAAACGCGGTAAGGCAGGCAAAACACAGGTAAGGTTTGATAGCGAGGTGGGTGTAACCAACGTGATGCCGATACCCGACGCAGGTAAACCACTAACTGCCGCTCAGTTCCGCGAACTGTTTATGGAAGGTGATGCCAACTCTGGCTCTACTCCCGCCGATGTAGCGGCCGACGCGCAGGCTTATGGCCTGAACGGGCGTAGTAACGACTGGTATCAACTGGTAACCCGTAAAGGTAAGCAACAACAGTACAACGTTTCTATTAACGGTGGTACCGATGCTACCCGTGTATTTGCTTCGGCAGGGTATTTTAAGCAGGATGCTACTATTATCTATTCGAGCCTGCAAAGGTTTACTGGTCAGTTTAATATCGACCACACCATCAGCAAAAAAATATCGCTGAGCAATAACCTGAATTTCAGCAACATTAACCAGTATACGCCTGTAAATGGTGGCGCTTTTGCCAACCCTACCAGCAGTATCTGGTTCCTGCTGCCATTCCAGTTAGCTTATAACGATGATGGTACCATAAACTCGAGCACTTCGGGCAGCAATAACTTCACCAGCCAGTATAACGCGGTATTTAACGCGGCTAACGATAAGCACTACTCATCGCAAAACCGTATCCTGGAAGGATTAACACTGAAATGGAACATCCTTGACAAACTGAAATTTACCAGCTTTGGTAGCATCGATTATAACGTGCTGGAAGAGCAACTGTTCAACAACCCTATTATGGGTGATGGTCAGGCAAACCAGGGCCAGGGTTTTGATTATTATACCCGATTTTTTAACTGGCTTACGCGTAACCAGTTTGAATACCGTACAGATATCATAGACGATTTGCGATTTAATATAACAGCAGGTTACGAGGCCCAGCGTTCACAAAGCTATAATATCACCGCGCAATCTAACGGGTTTCCGGCTACCCAACCACTGCTTACCGCTTCGGCCAATGCGGCAACACCTATCGCTGGCCGTGGCACTTTTGGTAACTACTCGTTCGATTCGTTTTACAGCTTAGGCGGTTTCACATATAAAAACAGGTACTCGCTTACTGCTACTTTCCGCCGGGACGGATCATCGTTGTTTGGTATTACCAAGCAGTTTGGTAATTTTTATAGTGTAGGGGGTGCATGGAATATCGACCAGGAAAAATTCTTTAATATACAACACGTTTTATCTTCGGCCAAATTGCGTGGATCGTATGGTACAGTAGGTAATGCGCAGGGCATAGGTAATTACCAGGCCCGTGCTACCGCGGGTTACGGAGCTAACTATGTTGGAAAAAACGGCCAGAATTACAGTACTGTGGGCAACCCGGACCTTACGTGGGAAGCGCAGAAGAAACTGGACATCGGTGCCGATTTTGGGTTTTTGCATGACAGATTGAGTTTTAGCGTTGATTACTACAGCAACAATATCGACAGACTGATACAAGCCGCGCCAATATCGCGTACCACGGGTTTTGCCAGTATTACGCAAAATATAGGTGCTATGGTAAACAAGGGTGTGGAAGCTACTGTTAAAGGCTGGATAATTAAATCGGACGATTTTAACTGGAATACCAGTTTTAACGTAGCGCTTAACCAAAACCGCGTAACATCGTTAGTTAACCATGCGCCAGGTGTAAACGGTCCGTTCCAATATAAAGAGGGCATGGATTTTCAAACCTATTACGTGCGTCTGTATGCAGGTGTTAACCCGACAACAGGTGATGCTTTATGGTATACCGATGGTACACGTACAGCTACTACCAGTACATATTCCGCTGCTACCCGTGTTAACGCTTACCAGGCCGATCCAAAAGTATTTGGCGGCTTTAGTAATACGTTTAGTTTTAAGGGTATAACTCTTAGTGCCGATTTGTATTATAACTTCGGAAACATGGTGAATGACTCAAGTTGGGGTTATTACCTGAACGATGGTACGTTTGCCCTGAGCAATAAATATCAGTATATTTATCAGCACCGCTGGACCACACCTGGCCAGATAACCGATGTGCCTAAATTTGATTTCTCGGGCGGCATTAGCGGTAACTCGTCCAGCTTCTCATCAAGGGAACTTTATTATGGCGATTATATCAGGCTGAAAAACCTGGTTATCGGTTATGATTTCAAAAACATCGACGCCCTTAAAAAATTAGGTATCAGCAAACTTTACCTATATGGCCGCGGTACCAACCTGTGGACCAAAACTTATGATAAACGTTTGCCATTTGATCCGGAGCAGGGTATAAATGGTACTAACAACCTGGATGTATTACAGGGTAAAACGTTCACTATTGGCTTAAATGTAGGTTTATAA
- a CDS encoding SRPBCC family protein has protein sequence MASNNKTIITAEPGRQELFIVREFEAPRELVFKAFATPALIQKWLGPRDVKITLDYYKVETNGAYRYTGESCGMSFGFRGVIHEVTAPERIIQTFEFEGLPEKGHVSMETARFEALPNNRTRVIIQSIFQSVADRDGLVQSGMERGVIDSHERLDELFEAGLE, from the coding sequence ATGGCATCAAATAACAAAACCATCATCACTGCCGAGCCGGGCCGGCAGGAACTATTCATCGTTCGCGAATTTGAAGCGCCGCGCGAACTGGTATTTAAGGCATTCGCCACGCCGGCATTGATACAAAAATGGCTTGGTCCGCGCGATGTAAAGATCACGCTTGACTATTATAAGGTAGAAACCAACGGCGCGTACCGGTACACCGGCGAAAGCTGCGGTATGAGTTTCGGTTTCCGTGGCGTTATTCACGAAGTAACGGCTCCGGAGCGCATCATCCAAACCTTTGAATTTGAGGGCCTGCCCGAAAAAGGCCATGTATCTATGGAAACAGCCCGCTTTGAGGCACTTCCCAACAACCGCACAAGGGTCATCATCCAATCCATCTTCCAGTCGGTAGCCGACAGGGACGGCCTGGTGCAATCGGGCATGGAGCGCGGTGTCATCGATTCGCATGAGCGGCTTGATGAATTGTTTGAGGCTGGGTTGGAGTAG
- a CDS encoding RagB/SusD family nutrient uptake outer membrane protein has translation MKIKRSLYILFAAATMLASCKKEFLDEKPPTAVPVADAIKTESDLTDAVNGMYAAMRSTLFYGRDVPFLGDELADNTYISSNNSGRYLPEMAYTYIAGTAEPANIWAQGYYTILQANRIIYAANTLPNSNNVNQLKGEAYAVRALSYLTLVNFYAKPFTVDPAAIGVPLVTAPTNITGPFVKPVRSTTAQVYAKIISDLDSAYAIMPTTTPTLLHPTNSEYISKYAAKAIEARAYLYKGDYANARDAALLVVNNGGYTLATSATYASYWATPTPLTNKQETIFELGLNTANNNGNTGLDYFYNQAGYGDALAYLDFYNSFSATDVRKSLFLTSSSKRGAVIVVNKYQNVTIAGDKDDVKVIRYSEVLLTLAEAYARTGNEVNALLYLNQLAQRRDPSLVAYASTGATLINDIINERRKELAFEGLRYFDLTRLNLPVNRPAQTSTATTVRTLDITSNKRIFPIPQGEIDANPAMTQNTGY, from the coding sequence ATGAAAATTAAAAGATCATTATACATATTATTTGCCGCCGCCACTATGCTGGCGTCGTGCAAAAAAGAATTTTTGGACGAAAAGCCGCCTACCGCCGTTCCAGTAGCCGATGCGATAAAGACCGAAAGTGACCTTACCGATGCCGTTAACGGTATGTATGCCGCAATGCGTTCTACGCTTTTTTACGGCAGGGATGTCCCCTTCCTGGGTGATGAACTGGCAGATAATACTTATATATCCAGCAATAACTCGGGCCGTTATTTGCCGGAAATGGCTTATACCTACATAGCAGGCACTGCCGAACCGGCTAACATATGGGCGCAGGGGTATTACACCATATTGCAGGCCAATCGCATTATTTACGCGGCAAACACATTGCCAAACAGCAACAACGTTAACCAACTGAAAGGCGAGGCTTATGCTGTGCGCGCTCTGAGTTATCTTACCCTGGTAAATTTTTACGCCAAACCGTTTACGGTTGATCCGGCTGCCATCGGTGTGCCTTTGGTAACCGCGCCAACCAATATTACCGGTCCGTTTGTCAAACCAGTCCGTAGTACAACAGCACAGGTTTATGCTAAAATCATCAGCGATTTGGATAGCGCGTATGCAATAATGCCGACTACAACACCTACACTATTACATCCAACCAATTCAGAGTATATCTCTAAATATGCGGCCAAGGCTATAGAAGCACGCGCTTACCTGTACAAAGGCGATTATGCCAATGCCCGTGATGCTGCCCTGCTGGTTGTTAACAATGGTGGTTATACCCTGGCTACCTCGGCTACTTACGCTTCTTATTGGGCTACCCCAACCCCGTTAACCAATAAACAGGAAACCATTTTTGAACTTGGCCTTAACACCGCTAACAATAACGGTAATACTGGTTTAGATTATTTCTACAATCAGGCAGGTTATGGCGACGCATTGGCTTACCTTGATTTTTATAACAGCTTTTCGGCAACAGACGTGCGTAAAAGCCTGTTCCTGACCAGTAGTTCTAAACGCGGGGCGGTAATTGTGGTTAACAAATATCAAAACGTAACCATTGCCGGCGATAAGGACGATGTAAAGGTGATCCGCTACTCGGAAGTATTGCTTACCCTGGCCGAGGCTTACGCCCGTACCGGTAACGAGGTGAACGCTTTGCTATACCTTAACCAACTGGCGCAACGCCGCGACCCGTCGCTGGTGGCTTATGCATCTACCGGGGCTACGTTAATTAACGATATTATTAACGAGCGCCGCAAGGAACTGGCCTTTGAAGGCTTGCGCTATTTTGATTTAACCAGGCTTAACCTGCCGGTTAACCGCCCGGCGCAAACCAGCACTGCCACTACTGTGCGCACGCTTGATATTACCAGCAATAAACGTATATTCCCTATACCACAGGGCGAAATAGACGCTAACCCGGCTATGACTCAAAACACCGGTTATTAA
- a CDS encoding ArsR/SmtB family transcription factor: MRRDVFQAIADPTRREIINLVAYNPLNLNAIADNFDVSRPAISQHIKILTECGLISVKKQGRERYCEIQLEPLNEVAIWIERFRKMWEDRFSVIDDMLNEMQAQQNDNKEIK; this comes from the coding sequence ATGAGAAGAGACGTTTTCCAGGCTATAGCCGACCCAACCCGCAGAGAGATCATCAACCTGGTGGCATACAACCCGCTAAACCTGAATGCCATTGCCGATAATTTTGATGTGAGCCGCCCCGCCATATCACAGCATATCAAAATATTAACGGAATGCGGGCTGATCAGCGTTAAAAAACAAGGCCGCGAACGCTATTGCGAGATCCAGCTTGAACCGCTAAACGAGGTAGCGATATGGATCGAGCGCTTCCGCAAGATGTGGGAAGACCGTTTCAGCGTTATTGATGATATGCTGAACGAAATGCAAGCGCAGCAAAACGATAATAAGGAAATAAAATAA
- a CDS encoding DNA alkylation repair protein, translating to METLLTAQQFIKTLKTLSTLAEQAKIQRYFKTGDGQYGAGDEFIGVPMGQVFNLAKQYLDISLTELETLLESPIHEARAGAVSIMDKIARDKKTSPQRLEAIYNLYMRRHDRINNWDLVDLGCLYMTGRHLHDKPHDVLYTMALSPNLWERRTAILSTCYFIRQGDTHDVFKIARLLLTDTEDLVHKATGWMLRFAGDKNMPALLDFLDHHAVGMPRVLLRNAIEKLEVEQRAHYLKLK from the coding sequence ATGGAAACGTTATTAACCGCGCAGCAATTCATTAAAACGCTTAAAACCTTGAGCACCCTGGCCGAACAGGCTAAAATTCAGCGCTATTTTAAAACCGGCGATGGTCAATACGGCGCGGGCGATGAGTTTATTGGTGTACCTATGGGACAGGTATTTAATCTTGCCAAACAATATCTTGATATATCCCTTACCGAATTGGAAACATTGCTGGAGAGCCCCATCCACGAGGCCCGGGCGGGTGCTGTAAGCATAATGGATAAAATAGCCCGCGACAAAAAAACAAGCCCCCAAAGGCTGGAAGCTATCTATAATTTATATATGCGCCGCCATGACCGCATTAACAACTGGGACCTGGTTGACCTGGGCTGCCTGTATATGACGGGGCGACACCTGCACGATAAACCACATGATGTGTTATATACCATGGCTTTATCACCAAATTTATGGGAGCGCCGTACAGCAATATTGAGTACTTGTTATTTTATACGACAGGGGGATACGCACGATGTGTTTAAAATAGCCCGGCTCTTATTAACCGATACCGAAGACCTGGTGCATAAAGCCACCGGATGGATGCTTCGTTTTGCCGGCGATAAAAATATGCCCGCGTTACTGGATTTTTTAGACCACCATGCGGTCGGCATGCCCCGGGTATTACTGCGCAACGCTATTGAAAAATTAGAGGTGGAACAGCGCGCACATTATTTGAAGCTTAAATAA
- a CDS encoding PDZ domain-containing protein: MLKRFCLFALLNIIVSIAYARDIYVSPIGNDHSNGSKTAPFATLQKAQAAARKNKQEKVTIWLMGGTCYINNAVVFTAADARPANAPLSIKAYQNQQVTLAASKALALNWQPYKNGIMQARVKGDVIFDELFVNGQLQHMARYPNYDADAKHFNGTADDVLSPERIARWQHSEGGYIHALHKSEWGDMAYRITGKDAKGELTMEGGWQNNRPSAMHAKYRFAENIFEELDAENEWYYDKTSHTLYYYPPKNLNLKNAIVSTPQLESLFVFNGDAAKPVTNINIDGLQLTQTLRTFMKNREPLLRSDWTIYRVGAITMQGAEHCSITNCYFNNVGGNAMVFSNYNRNNEISGCKIIGAGSSGVAFVGDPAAVRSPLFQYSQANDLAKMDKTPGPVGNNYPADCRVYNNLIEGIGRVEKQVAGVQLSMCQSITVSHNTIDDVPRAGINVNEGTWGGHIIEFNDVFNTVQETGDHGSFNSWGRDRFWFPNRKQMDSINLAHPELALLDVVKPIIIRNNRFRCDHGWDIDLDDGSSNYEICNNLCLNGGLKLREGFNRKVYNNVIINNSFHPHVWFKDSKVSFQHNIVSSGYFPIGVKFWGDDVDNNLFPDSAALNKSLKNHTDAHSTYGDPMFVDAAKGNFTVKPNSPAFKIGFKNFPMDEFGVVSPRLKAVAHKISIPAIAASMDNSASATMAFLGAKVKSLNTLGERSATGMASETGALVLDVPRRSVLYGVLNANDVILQVGERKINDIKDLAAAAMGLQIAKEITLEIFRNQAAQKVVVKLK; encoded by the coding sequence ATGCTAAAACGTTTCTGCCTGTTCGCGCTGTTAAACATAATTGTGTCTATTGCATACGCGCGTGATATTTATGTGTCGCCAATAGGCAATGATCATAGCAATGGCAGCAAAACGGCTCCCTTTGCCACCTTGCAGAAAGCGCAAGCCGCAGCCCGCAAAAACAAACAGGAAAAGGTAACCATCTGGCTGATGGGTGGCACCTGCTACATCAATAATGCTGTGGTTTTTACTGCTGCCGATGCCCGCCCTGCCAATGCGCCGCTCAGCATTAAGGCTTATCAAAATCAACAGGTTACCCTTGCCGCGTCAAAAGCGTTGGCGTTAAACTGGCAGCCTTATAAAAACGGCATTATGCAGGCGCGGGTAAAAGGCGATGTGATCTTTGATGAATTATTCGTAAACGGTCAGTTGCAACATATGGCCCGCTATCCAAACTACGATGCCGATGCCAAACACTTTAACGGCACGGCCGATGATGTGCTTAGTCCCGAACGGATTGCCCGCTGGCAGCATTCTGAAGGCGGGTATATCCACGCCCTGCATAAAAGCGAGTGGGGCGATATGGCTTATCGCATTACCGGCAAGGATGCCAAAGGTGAACTGACCATGGAGGGCGGCTGGCAAAATAACCGCCCCAGTGCTATGCATGCCAAATATCGTTTTGCGGAAAATATTTTTGAAGAACTGGATGCAGAGAATGAGTGGTATTACGATAAAACCAGCCATACGCTTTATTATTATCCGCCTAAAAACCTCAACCTAAAGAATGCTATTGTAAGCACACCTCAACTGGAAAGCCTGTTTGTTTTTAATGGCGATGCGGCTAAACCCGTTACCAATATCAATATCGACGGCCTGCAGCTTACCCAAACCCTGCGCACTTTTATGAAAAACCGCGAACCATTACTGCGCAGCGATTGGACAATCTACCGGGTAGGGGCTATAACCATGCAGGGGGCCGAACATTGTTCCATCACCAATTGCTATTTTAACAATGTTGGCGGCAATGCCATGGTATTCAGTAATTACAATCGTAATAACGAAATATCCGGCTGTAAGATCATTGGCGCGGGTAGCAGCGGGGTGGCTTTTGTGGGCGATCCGGCGGCGGTGCGGTCGCCATTGTTCCAGTACAGCCAGGCTAATGATCTGGCTAAGATGGATAAAACACCAGGCCCCGTCGGTAATAATTACCCTGCGGATTGCCGGGTGTATAATAACCTGATCGAGGGCATCGGCAGGGTAGAGAAACAGGTGGCAGGTGTGCAGCTTTCTATGTGTCAAAGTATAACGGTTAGCCATAACACCATCGACGACGTCCCGCGTGCCGGTATCAACGTTAACGAAGGCACCTGGGGTGGGCACATTATTGAGTTTAATGATGTGTTTAACACCGTGCAGGAAACCGGCGATCACGGTTCGTTCAACTCATGGGGGCGCGATCGTTTTTGGTTCCCCAATCGCAAGCAGATGGATAGCATAAATCTCGCCCATCCCGAACTGGCCCTGCTGGATGTAGTGAAGCCTATCATCATCCGCAACAACCGCTTCCGTTGCGACCATGGCTGGGATATCGATCTGGATGACGGATCAAGCAATTACGAGATCTGCAACAACCTATGCTTAAACGGCGGCCTGAAGCTGCGTGAAGGCTTTAACCGCAAAGTGTATAATAACGTCATCATTAATAACTCTTTTCATCCACATGTATGGTTTAAGGATAGCAAGGTATCGTTTCAGCATAATATCGTATCGTCGGGTTACTTTCCCATCGGTGTAAAGTTTTGGGGCGATGATGTGGATAATAACCTCTTCCCGGATAGCGCGGCTTTAAACAAAAGCCTGAAGAACCATACCGATGCGCATTCCACTTACGGCGACCCGATGTTTGTTGATGCAGCCAAAGGCAACTTTACGGTAAAGCCTAATTCGCCGGCTTTTAAGATCGGTTTTAAGAATTTCCCGATGGATGAATTTGGCGTGGTATCGCCCCGGTTGAAAGCCGTTGCCCATAAAATAAGCATACCGGCTATTGCTGCAAGTATGGATAACAGCGCATCGGCCACTATGGCATTTTTGGGCGCGAAGGTAAAAAGCCTGAATACCCTGGGCGAACGATCGGCCACCGGCATGGCCAGTGAAACCGGCGCGCTGGTGCTGGATGTGCCCAGGCGAAGCGTATTGTATGGTGTACTGAATGCCAATGATGTGATATTGCAGGTAGGCGAACGTAAAATAAACGATATAAAAGACCTGGCCGCGGCAGCTATGGGTTTACAGATAGCAAAGGAGATAACGCTGGAGATATTCCGTAACCAGGCGGCGCAAAAGGTGGTGGTAAAATTAAAGTAG